From one Triticum urartu cultivar G1812 chromosome 3, Tu2.1, whole genome shotgun sequence genomic stretch:
- the LOC125548447 gene encoding zinc finger CCCH domain-containing protein 9-like isoform X1 produces MQEALISLANADRLRSAFELKPYGFGDQRLSSSPRYLPGGDDGLYRCSSPFSPSLGFSSPSPLATSVSLSPSSSASLVDDGDYDGAAAADATGHRLQLARLALQYQEVADRYELCLSHLAEAVDEAAILRRENAELRVANSDLARRVALLGGKETAAVVIADEIRRFRLGEHKGASKQRAPEKLAVLPKSISVRSNDYLKMNQAAPAAATPAVYNCKPSSQRAYSGLGADGGKKGEEQKSKQDAAGELDVYNQGMFKTELCNKWEETGACPYGDQCQFAHGVSELRPVIRHPRYKTEVCRMVLNGEVCPYGHRCHFRHSLTAAERLLRSR; encoded by the exons ATGCAGGAAGCGCTCATCTCTCTGGCCAACGCCGACCGCCTCCGCTCGGCCTTCGAGCTCAAGCCGTACGGATTCGGGGACCAGCGCCTCTCCTCCTCGCCGCGCTACCTCCCGGGCGGCGACGACGGCCTCTACCGCTGCTCCTCCCCCTTCAGCCCCAGCCTGGGCTTCTCCTCGCCGTCGCCGCTCGCCACGTCCGTCTCGCTCTCGCCGTCCTCGTCCGCCTCCCTCGTCGACGACGGGGACTACGACGGCGCGGCCGCCGCCGACGCCACCGGCCACAGGCTCCAGCTCGCGCGGCTCGCGCTGCAGTACCAGGAGGTGGCCGATCGCTACGAGCTCTGCCTCTCCCACCTCGCCGAGGCCGTCGACGAGGCGGCGATCCTCCGCCGCGAGAACGCCGAGCTCCGCGTGGCCAACAGCGACCTCGCGCGCCGCGTCGCGCTGCTCGGTGGCAAGGAGACCGCCGCCGTCGTCATCGCTGACGAGATACGCCGGTTCCGCCTCGGCGAGCACAAGGGTGCTTCCAAGCAGCGCGCGCCCGAGAAGCTCGCCGTGCTGCCGAAGAGCATCTCCGTCCGTTCGAATGACTACCTCAAGATGAACCAGGCCGCCCCGGCAGCCGCCACGCCGGCGGTGTACAACTGCAAGCCGAGCTCG CAGCGCGCGTACTCCGGACTGGGAGCGGACGGCGGCAAGAAAGGCGaggagcagaagagcaagcaggaCGCGGCGGGGGAGCTGGACGTGTACAACCAGGGCATGTTCAAGACGGAGCTGTGCAACAAGTGGGAGGAGACGGGGGCGTGCCCCTACGGCGACCAGTGCCAGTTCGCGCACGGCGTCTCCGAGCTGCGCCCCGTCATCCGCCACCCGCGGTACAAGACCGAGGTCTGCCGCATGGTGCTCAACGGCGAGGTCTGCCCCTACGGCCACCGCTGCCACTTCCGCCACTCGCTCACCGCCGCCGAGCGCCTCCTCCGCAGCCGTTGA
- the LOC125548447 gene encoding zinc finger CCCH domain-containing protein 9-like isoform X2 gives MQEALISLANADRLRSAFELKPYGFGDQRLSSSPRYLPGGDDGLYRCSSPFSPSLGFSSPSPLATSVSLSPSSSASLVDDGDYDGAAAADATGHRLQLARLALQYQEVADRYELCLSHLAEAVDEAAILRRENAELRVANSDLARRVALLGGKETAAVVIADEIRRFRLGEHKGASKQRAPEKLAVLPKSISVRSNDYLKMNQAAPAAATPAVYNCKPSSRAYSGLGADGGKKGEEQKSKQDAAGELDVYNQGMFKTELCNKWEETGACPYGDQCQFAHGVSELRPVIRHPRYKTEVCRMVLNGEVCPYGHRCHFRHSLTAAERLLRSR, from the exons ATGCAGGAAGCGCTCATCTCTCTGGCCAACGCCGACCGCCTCCGCTCGGCCTTCGAGCTCAAGCCGTACGGATTCGGGGACCAGCGCCTCTCCTCCTCGCCGCGCTACCTCCCGGGCGGCGACGACGGCCTCTACCGCTGCTCCTCCCCCTTCAGCCCCAGCCTGGGCTTCTCCTCGCCGTCGCCGCTCGCCACGTCCGTCTCGCTCTCGCCGTCCTCGTCCGCCTCCCTCGTCGACGACGGGGACTACGACGGCGCGGCCGCCGCCGACGCCACCGGCCACAGGCTCCAGCTCGCGCGGCTCGCGCTGCAGTACCAGGAGGTGGCCGATCGCTACGAGCTCTGCCTCTCCCACCTCGCCGAGGCCGTCGACGAGGCGGCGATCCTCCGCCGCGAGAACGCCGAGCTCCGCGTGGCCAACAGCGACCTCGCGCGCCGCGTCGCGCTGCTCGGTGGCAAGGAGACCGCCGCCGTCGTCATCGCTGACGAGATACGCCGGTTCCGCCTCGGCGAGCACAAGGGTGCTTCCAAGCAGCGCGCGCCCGAGAAGCTCGCCGTGCTGCCGAAGAGCATCTCCGTCCGTTCGAATGACTACCTCAAGATGAACCAGGCCGCCCCGGCAGCCGCCACGCCGGCGGTGTACAACTGCAAGCCGAGCTCG CGCGCGTACTCCGGACTGGGAGCGGACGGCGGCAAGAAAGGCGaggagcagaagagcaagcaggaCGCGGCGGGGGAGCTGGACGTGTACAACCAGGGCATGTTCAAGACGGAGCTGTGCAACAAGTGGGAGGAGACGGGGGCGTGCCCCTACGGCGACCAGTGCCAGTTCGCGCACGGCGTCTCCGAGCTGCGCCCCGTCATCCGCCACCCGCGGTACAAGACCGAGGTCTGCCGCATGGTGCTCAACGGCGAGGTCTGCCCCTACGGCCACCGCTGCCACTTCCGCCACTCGCTCACCGCCGCCGAGCGCCTCCTCCGCAGCCGTTGA